In one window of Nitrobacter hamburgensis X14 DNA:
- a CDS encoding nitric oxide reductase activation protein NorD: MAIHLDEFQELLDELPGGAQELLRASWNEAARALSSRGLDNYLKGAVALHQLGRGEELVVSFIQSMPEVGRAIGEDVLPDLVNFLLGMASKTSGQVLALIASTAPLVAYRVGDADLFRRYLKVLEIVAAQVPRGLRPMLENLDRLLNQLTLGGLRRWVQWGAQAYKTDFEGQAVYFGLQSADAQAVLQQERKGTLFVDIQRRLNIYMRAIWGRDFFLRPTAGDYESRDGLRPYIEHYVIHIADAYDDYKPQGDATAPEQVVSALEIYRAAANHCAAHLVFTQTPLSMQQLLPVQMAVIELFEDARVEELAIRRFPGMRQAWLALHPVFDYSAQPQTVGELLDRLARALLDLDSTDPHPFVRQGVAAFRTQSDLDSNQVSWNLGVDLSHRLFELDLPTYHKLTDALSAIYRDDNRAVWHLEEYDEAQVLAATWETRQQVRKKVNVMEMVNEVDNEFAGDDAQEVWELPTEFYLDQEDVTINSLEGRPPVSEPFHYPEWDYQIQLERPNWVTLLEYHPLMGELEVIEGIILEHKPVISRLKFLIESMVPQGMQRIRHMEDGDEIDINAAVRAMIDIRIGQQHDPRIMIRYKRALRDLAVLVLLDTSESSNDKVRGHDYTVMDLTRAATVLLAGALDRIGDPFAIHGFCSDGRHDVHYQRFKDFDQPYDDSVKTRLAGMKGRLSTRMGAALRHAAHYLAEQPKSKRVVFVVTDGEPADNDVTDPQYLRHDAKAAVEELGRQGITVYALSLDPHADQYVSRIFGMKNFTVIDQAERLPEKLPMLYMSLTR, translated from the coding sequence ATGGCCATCCACCTCGACGAATTCCAGGAACTCCTCGACGAACTGCCCGGCGGTGCGCAGGAGCTGCTGCGCGCGTCATGGAACGAGGCGGCGCGAGCCCTTAGCTCGCGCGGGCTGGACAACTATCTCAAGGGCGCGGTGGCGCTGCACCAACTCGGTCGCGGCGAGGAGCTGGTGGTCAGTTTCATCCAGTCCATGCCGGAGGTGGGACGCGCGATCGGTGAGGACGTGCTGCCCGATCTGGTCAACTTTCTGCTGGGCATGGCGTCCAAAACCTCGGGGCAGGTCTTGGCTCTGATCGCCAGCACCGCGCCGCTGGTGGCGTACCGCGTGGGCGATGCCGATCTGTTTCGCCGCTATCTGAAGGTGCTGGAGATCGTGGCGGCGCAGGTTCCGCGCGGCCTGCGGCCGATGCTGGAAAACCTCGACCGTCTGCTCAATCAGCTTACGCTGGGCGGGCTGCGCCGCTGGGTGCAATGGGGTGCGCAGGCGTACAAGACCGATTTCGAAGGGCAGGCGGTCTATTTCGGGCTGCAGAGCGCCGATGCGCAGGCCGTGCTGCAGCAGGAACGCAAGGGCACACTGTTCGTCGACATCCAGCGGCGGCTCAACATCTATATGCGTGCGATCTGGGGCCGCGATTTTTTTCTGCGCCCCACCGCCGGCGACTACGAGAGCCGCGACGGGCTCAGGCCGTACATCGAGCATTATGTCATCCACATCGCAGACGCCTATGACGACTACAAACCCCAGGGCGATGCGACCGCGCCCGAGCAGGTCGTCAGCGCTCTTGAGATCTACCGCGCCGCCGCCAACCACTGCGCGGCGCATCTGGTGTTCACCCAGACGCCGCTGTCGATGCAGCAGCTGCTGCCGGTGCAGATGGCGGTGATCGAGCTTTTCGAGGATGCCCGGGTGGAGGAACTGGCGATCCGCAGGTTCCCCGGGATGCGCCAAGCCTGGCTGGCGCTGCATCCGGTGTTCGACTACTCGGCCCAGCCGCAGACCGTCGGTGAATTGCTTGACCGCCTCGCCCGCGCCCTGCTCGACCTCGACTCGACCGACCCGCACCCATTTGTGCGGCAGGGCGTGGCCGCGTTTCGCACCCAGTCCGATCTGGACAGCAATCAGGTGAGCTGGAATCTGGGTGTGGATTTATCGCACCGCCTGTTCGAACTCGACCTGCCGACCTACCACAAGCTCACCGATGCGCTCAGCGCCATCTATCGCGACGACAACCGTGCCGTCTGGCATCTGGAGGAATACGACGAGGCGCAGGTGCTGGCCGCCACCTGGGAGACCCGCCAGCAGGTGCGCAAAAAAGTCAACGTGATGGAGATGGTCAACGAGGTGGACAACGAGTTCGCCGGCGACGATGCGCAGGAGGTGTGGGAGCTCCCCACCGAGTTCTATCTCGACCAGGAAGACGTGACCATCAACTCGCTCGAAGGCCGCCCGCCGGTCTCCGAGCCCTTCCACTATCCCGAGTGGGACTATCAGATCCAACTGGAGCGGCCCAATTGGGTGACGTTGCTTGAGTACCATCCGCTGATGGGCGAGCTGGAGGTGATCGAGGGCATCATCCTCGAGCACAAGCCGGTGATCTCGCGACTCAAGTTCCTGATCGAGTCGATGGTGCCGCAGGGCATGCAGCGCATCCGCCACATGGAGGACGGCGACGAGATCGATATCAACGCCGCGGTGCGCGCGATGATCGACATCCGCATCGGCCAACAGCACGATCCGCGCATCATGATACGCTACAAGCGCGCGCTGCGCGATCTGGCGGTATTGGTTCTGCTGGATACATCCGAGTCGTCCAACGACAAGGTGCGCGGCCACGACTACACGGTCATGGACCTCACCCGCGCCGCCACGGTATTGCTGGCCGGTGCGCTCGACCGCATCGGCGACCCGTTTGCCATTCATGGCTTTTGTTCTGACGGCCGGCACGATGTGCACTACCAACGCTTCAAGGACTTCGACCAGCCGTATGACGATTCGGTCAAGACGCGGCTGGCGGGGATGAAAGGGCGGCTCTCCACCCGCATGGGTGCAGCGTTGCGCCACGCCGCCCACTACCTGGCGGAGCAGCCCAAGAGCAAGCGCGTGGTGTTCGTCGTCACCGACGGCGAGCCGGCCGACAACGATGTGACCGATCCGCAATACCTGCGCCACGACGCCAAAGCCGCGGTGGAAGAGCTCGGCCGCCAGGGCATCACGGTGTATGCGCTGTCGCTCGACCCGCATGCCGACCAGTATGTGTCGCGCATCTTCGGCATGAAGAACTTCACCGTTATCGACCAGGCCGAGCGCCTGCCGGAAAAACTGCCCATGCTCTACATGAGCCTGACGCGGTGA
- a CDS encoding S1 family peptidase yields the protein MEIDSIAKKLLFSTVRVDTELEDGSTGSGTAFILSHAHARGSTPFIVTNRHLVEGVRRGGLVFTQTSEGKPAFGQRFQLNIDDFPAAWFVHPDPEVDLAIVPLRPLERAARDLGVQLYYHAIDSQSIPDAATVRGFDALEEVLFVGYPSGVWDQVNLMPILRRGTTATPLELDFEGHKQFLIDAAVYPGSSGSPVFVVRDDPLRPRGDSARTIWFAGVVAAVFFREEANQLVPGPVPAQTQAQSIGAEMIDLGLVIKSESVRELIDAYVHKWLSD from the coding sequence ATGGAAATCGACTCCATCGCAAAAAAGCTGCTGTTCTCCACTGTGCGAGTGGATACCGAGCTCGAGGATGGCAGCACCGGCTCGGGCACGGCTTTCATCCTCAGCCACGCCCATGCCCGGGGCAGCACGCCGTTTATCGTCACGAACCGCCATCTGGTCGAGGGCGTGCGCCGCGGCGGCCTGGTGTTCACCCAGACAAGCGAGGGCAAGCCGGCATTTGGCCAGCGCTTTCAGCTCAATATCGACGACTTCCCCGCGGCATGGTTCGTCCACCCCGATCCCGAGGTCGATCTGGCCATCGTGCCGCTGCGACCGCTCGAGCGTGCGGCGCGCGATCTTGGTGTGCAGCTGTATTACCACGCGATCGACAGCCAGAGCATTCCCGATGCGGCCACGGTGCGGGGTTTCGACGCGCTCGAGGAGGTGCTGTTCGTCGGCTATCCCAGTGGGGTGTGGGATCAGGTCAACCTCATGCCCATTCTGCGCCGCGGCACCACGGCCACGCCGCTGGAACTCGACTTCGAGGGACACAAGCAATTCCTGATCGATGCCGCAGTGTATCCCGGATCGAGCGGCAGCCCGGTATTCGTGGTGCGCGACGATCCGCTGCGTCCGCGCGGCGACTCGGCGCGCACCATCTGGTTCGCCGGGGTGGTGGCGGCGGTGTTCTTCCGCGAAGAGGCCAACCAACTCGTGCCCGGGCCGGTGCCGGCGCAGACCCAGGCTCAGTCCATCGGCGCGGAAATGATCGACCTCGGCCTGGTGATCAAGTCCGAATCCGTACGCGAGCTCATCGACGCATACGTACACAAATGGCTGTCTGACTAA